The following are encoded together in the Gemmatimonadota bacterium genome:
- a CDS encoding S8 family serine peptidase, protein MKRCLPFLFILVTSNAYGGPVPDQQPVRGIAPGGEPGISGRLQNMLATRPPGEVLKVWVYLADKGQAPGAGYDTALAAAEDRLSPRTRRRLSTRSNRLAGWEDIPVHDPYLERIEGLGGRVLQVSRWLNAASVSIPAGDIDGLAGQPFVLRIDAVARLRYPRPVPPQLPGPAETDVRLRAIRSARLDYGPSFIQLNQLQVPELHDLGLTGNGVLVALFDTGFSLDHVAFDSLRTRVEARRNFLRDETGFTGLEDSSHGTAVLGTIGGYAPGHLVGPAFGARYLLASTEAVAFENEIEEDFWVAAMEWADSLGVDVISSSLSYPDWYSYEDMDGETAMITRAASMASDRGIVVVNSMGNLGGAPYEKMGAPADAEKVISVGAVDASGSRWVFSSIGPTFDGRIKPDVMAMGEDVYTVDPFSFDGYTRLNGTSFSAPLVAGVAALLLEAYPHWTPEKV, encoded by the coding sequence ATGAAGCGATGCCTGCCGTTCCTGTTCATCCTCGTTACCTCCAATGCTTACGGCGGCCCCGTGCCCGATCAGCAGCCGGTGCGGGGGATCGCCCCCGGCGGCGAACCGGGGATTTCCGGCCGCCTTCAGAACATGCTCGCCACGAGGCCGCCCGGCGAGGTGCTGAAGGTATGGGTTTACCTGGCGGACAAAGGCCAGGCCCCGGGGGCCGGATACGACACCGCGCTGGCGGCCGCTGAAGACAGGCTGTCGCCCCGCACCCGCCGGCGGCTGTCGACAAGAAGCAACCGGCTGGCGGGATGGGAGGATATCCCCGTCCACGATCCCTACCTGGAGCGCATCGAAGGGTTGGGGGGCAGGGTCCTCCAGGTGTCCCGCTGGCTGAACGCGGCGAGCGTATCCATCCCGGCCGGAGATATTGACGGCCTGGCCGGCCAGCCCTTCGTGCTGAGGATCGACGCGGTCGCCAGGCTCCGTTATCCGCGCCCCGTCCCGCCGCAACTTCCCGGCCCGGCGGAAACGGACGTCAGGCTGCGGGCGATCCGGTCCGCCCGACTCGATTACGGTCCTTCCTTCATTCAGCTGAACCAGTTGCAGGTACCGGAACTCCACGATCTGGGGCTTACCGGAAACGGCGTGCTCGTGGCGCTCTTCGACACGGGATTCAGCCTGGATCACGTAGCATTCGACAGCCTGAGAACCCGGGTGGAAGCGCGGCGCAACTTCCTTCGGGACGAAACCGGGTTCACCGGACTGGAGGACTCCAGTCACGGTACGGCGGTGCTCGGCACCATCGGCGGATACGCGCCGGGCCATCTGGTCGGTCCGGCTTTCGGAGCCCGTTACCTCCTCGCGAGCACGGAGGCCGTCGCATTCGAGAACGAGATCGAGGAGGACTTCTGGGTGGCCGCCATGGAATGGGCCGACAGCCTCGGCGTGGACGTAATCAGCAGTTCGCTCAGTTACCCCGACTGGTATTCCTATGAAGATATGGATGGCGAAACCGCCATGATCACCCGGGCGGCTTCCATGGCTTCGGACCGTGGGATCGTGGTCGTGAACAGCATGGGAAACCTGGGCGGCGCCCCCTATGAAAAGATGGGGGCGCCTGCCGACGCGGAAAAGGTGATCTCCGTCGGAGCCGTCGACGCATCCGGCAGTCGCTGGGTCTTCTCCTCCATCGGCCCCACCTTCGACGGCCGCATCAAGCCGGACGTGATGGCCATGGGGGAAGACGTCTACACGGTGGACCCGTTCAGCTTCGACGGTTACACGCGCCTCAACGGCACATCCTTCTCTGCGCCCCTGGTGGCGGGTGTCGCCGCGCTGCTGCTGGAAGCCTATCCCCACTGGACGCCCGAAAAGGTG
- the purL gene encoding phosphoribosylformylglycinamidine synthase subunit PurL, protein MTYEADDTVETLPLLKATDDEMMRLSRDGMLALNLEEMRSIRHYFASIGRDPTDVEIETIAQTWSEHCKHKVFNGVIDYVSGRKTERIDNLFARSIRKATEDIRRQKGDEDRCVSVFVDNAGIIEFDEDYHLVFKVETHNHPSALDPYGGANTGIGGVIRDPLGTGLGGKPIFNTDVFCFAPPDFPYDELPEGVLHPKRIFKGVVAGVRDYGNRMGIPTVNGAILFDERYLGNPLVYCGTAAIIPVDRVDKSAEPGDLIVSIGGRTGRDGIHGATFSSIELTESSESTATQAVQIGNPIEEKKILDVLMQARDRMLYRNITDCGAGGFSSAVGEMGQDTGAEVHLEKAPLKYGGLKPWEIFLSESQERMILAVPPDRIEALRDLCASEDVEASVIGAFTGDGRLRVTYRDDREDAERSTVADLDMEFLHKGVPRIARKARWDPPEHPEPPEADRPDPSASLTRLLSSWNVASKEWVVRQYDHEVQGGSVLKPLQGARNDGPGDAAIVRPVLSSDRGVIVANGINPSYADIDPYWMAASAIDEALRQITCVGGSVDRTALLDNFCWGNPDKPDRLAALVRAARACYDIAVAYGTPFISGKDSFYNEFSDGNRAIAIPPTLLISAICVMDDVSRAVSMDVKAPGNSIYVAGCTRDELGGSRYYSMLGFIGRNVPTLDTDTGGATMNRLHRAMSRGLVAACHDCSEGGLAVAAAEMAFAGGFGVTLDLDAVPRDGGADRDDIVLFSESNSRFVVEVPSGRETDFEAWMAGSPLGRVGVVTEEDRLVVRGLRGDEIISADLRTLKEAWQRPLRW, encoded by the coding sequence ATGACCTACGAGGCCGACGACACGGTAGAGACCCTCCCCTTGCTGAAGGCGACCGACGATGAAATGATGCGGTTGAGCCGGGATGGCATGCTAGCCCTCAACCTGGAGGAAATGCGGTCGATACGGCATTATTTCGCCTCGATCGGACGGGACCCGACCGACGTGGAAATCGAAACGATCGCGCAGACCTGGTCCGAGCACTGCAAGCACAAGGTCTTCAACGGGGTCATCGATTACGTCTCGGGCAGAAAGACGGAGCGCATCGACAATCTCTTCGCCCGCTCCATAAGGAAGGCGACCGAGGATATCCGCCGGCAGAAGGGCGATGAAGACCGCTGCGTATCCGTGTTCGTCGACAACGCGGGCATCATCGAGTTCGACGAAGACTATCATCTCGTATTCAAGGTAGAGACCCACAACCATCCTTCCGCGCTGGACCCCTACGGCGGAGCCAACACGGGCATCGGCGGGGTCATCCGCGATCCGCTCGGGACGGGCCTGGGCGGCAAGCCCATCTTCAATACGGACGTCTTCTGCTTTGCGCCGCCCGACTTCCCCTATGACGAACTGCCTGAAGGCGTATTGCATCCGAAGCGCATCTTCAAGGGCGTCGTAGCCGGCGTCCGGGACTACGGCAACCGCATGGGCATACCAACCGTCAACGGGGCCATCCTGTTCGACGAGCGGTACCTGGGCAATCCGCTGGTCTACTGCGGCACGGCGGCCATCATCCCGGTCGACCGGGTCGACAAGTCGGCCGAACCCGGCGATCTTATCGTCTCCATCGGCGGGCGGACGGGCAGAGACGGAATCCACGGGGCCACGTTTTCGTCCATCGAGTTGACCGAATCTTCGGAATCCACCGCCACGCAGGCCGTTCAAATCGGAAATCCGATCGAGGAGAAGAAGATCCTCGACGTGCTGATGCAGGCCCGGGACCGCATGCTCTACCGGAACATCACCGACTGCGGCGCAGGCGGGTTCTCGTCGGCCGTCGGCGAAATGGGTCAGGACACGGGCGCGGAAGTGCACCTGGAAAAGGCGCCTCTTAAATACGGCGGGTTGAAACCGTGGGAGATCTTCCTCTCGGAGTCCCAGGAACGCATGATCCTGGCGGTCCCGCCCGACCGCATCGAGGCCCTGCGGGACCTCTGCGCGAGCGAGGACGTCGAGGCCTCGGTGATCGGAGCCTTTACCGGCGACGGAAGGTTGCGGGTCACCTACAGGGACGATCGGGAGGACGCCGAACGGTCCACGGTCGCGGACCTGGACATGGAATTCCTGCACAAGGGGGTGCCGCGTATCGCCCGGAAGGCCCGTTGGGACCCGCCGGAGCATCCCGAGCCCCCCGAAGCGGACCGCCCCGATCCTTCGGCGAGCCTGACGCGGCTGCTGTCGTCGTGGAACGTGGCGAGCAAGGAATGGGTCGTCCGTCAATACGACCACGAGGTGCAGGGGGGCAGTGTATTGAAGCCCCTCCAGGGCGCCCGGAACGACGGACCCGGCGACGCCGCCATCGTGCGGCCGGTGCTTTCGTCGGACCGGGGCGTCATCGTAGCCAACGGCATCAATCCGTCCTACGCCGACATCGACCCGTACTGGATGGCGGCCTCCGCCATAGACGAAGCCCTCCGGCAGATCACCTGCGTGGGCGGCAGCGTCGACCGGACCGCGCTGCTGGACAATTTCTGCTGGGGCAATCCGGACAAGCCGGACCGGCTCGCCGCGCTGGTCCGCGCGGCGCGGGCCTGTTACGATATCGCGGTGGCCTACGGCACGCCTTTCATCTCGGGGAAGGACAGCTTCTACAACGAATTCTCCGACGGCAACCGGGCCATCGCCATTCCTCCCACGCTGCTCATATCGGCCATTTGCGTCATGGACGACGTGAGCCGGGCAGTCAGCATGGACGTCAAGGCGCCGGGTAACAGTATATACGTCGCGGGATGCACACGCGATGAGCTGGGGGGTTCCCGGTACTACAGCATGCTCGGATTCATCGGGCGCAACGTGCCGACCTTGGACACGGACACGGGGGGCGCGACCATGAACCGGCTGCACCGGGCCATGTCGCGGGGCCTGGTAGCCGCCTGCCACGACTGCTCCGAGGGCGGCCTGGCCGTGGCCGCGGCGGAAATGGCCTTCGCGGGCGGATTCGGCGTGACGCTGGATCTCGATGCCGTCCCCCGGGACGGGGGCGCGGACCGCGACGACATCGTCCTTTTTTCCGAATCGAACAGCCGGTTCGTGGTAGAAGTGCCCAGTGGACGGGAGACCGACTTCGAAGCGTGGATGGCCGGCAGTCCGCTCGGCCGCGTGGGCGTCGTTACCGAAGAGGACCGCCTGGTCGTACGCGGCCTCCGGGGCGATGAAATCATATCGGCGGACCTTCGTACGCTGAAGGAAGCCTGGCAGCGTCCCCTGCGATGGTGA
- the secA gene encoding preprotein translocase subunit SecA: MLTPIKNLIASAFGTKHDRDVKRMEPIVDAVNEWADEYRTLEEDQFPEKTREFRSRWEDGEELDEILPEAYGLVKEACRRMIGRSWTVPGQGEMVWDMTPYDVQIIGGIVLHEGKIAEMATGEGKTLVALFPMYLNGLTGRGAHLVTHNEFLAKRDRAWMGPVFEFLGLTVECLENNDPDVERKKAGYQADVTYGTTNEFGFDYLRDNMKWRLEDRVQRGHSYAIVDEVDSILIDEARTPLIIAGQVSESNSGKYAESLPDVQKLMRAQTRFVAKIIADAEALLDNEKEDDYEAGTRLLQAQRGMPKNKKLLKLQQEPGIKKLIQQVEGDYIREKRMSQLDDDLFFTVDEKTRHTEINEKGRELLSPGDQELFVIPDLGEGMVEIESDASLTEQQKDERKAKLEKLYAERSERIHNMHQLLQAYAIYEKDIDYVIENGKVVLVDTFTGRLMYGRRLAEGLHQAIEAKEGVKIEQETRTVASITIQNYFRMYEKLAGMTGTAVTEASEFFAIYKMDVVEIPTNQPVRRMDYDDVVFRTRREKYNSVLDEIEEMNTRRRPILIGTTSVDASETLSRMLKRRGIKHNVLNAKFHQQEAEIIAKAGQPGSVTIATNMAGRGTDIKLGAGVVKCDRCHLENGESLNTPTAEGLTVRDCMADVPCGLHIIATERHEARRIDRQLRGRSGRQGDPGSSRFYLSLEDDLMRLFGSERIAAVMDRLKIPDGEVIEHSMVTRSIERAQKRVEAQHFDMRKHVLEYDNVMNQQREAVYDRRLHALERKDLRNDVIEMIRGVAERKVAEYTDPKTYPEDWELDALSADLARNFHVAVAVAEDEMADLNVESLVELVDEKMLESYERKEAALAPSPDLMRDLERLATLHVIDNAWQEHLYEIDRMREGIGLRAYGQLDPLIQYKKEAYAMFEELWDRLDEEIVKTVFNAELAETRMPRQEAPTNMRAIHQEAPAMAGMAAEDPEAEAGVRRGGRRGSDSDGNSSRARPVKVDRKVGRNAPCPCGSGKKYKKCCGAGVA, encoded by the coding sequence ATGCTCACCCCGATCAAGAACCTGATTGCCAGCGCTTTCGGGACCAAGCACGACAGGGACGTCAAGCGGATGGAGCCCATCGTCGACGCCGTCAACGAATGGGCCGACGAATACCGGACGCTTGAAGAAGACCAGTTCCCCGAAAAGACGCGGGAGTTCCGGTCCAGGTGGGAGGACGGCGAGGAACTGGACGAAATCCTGCCCGAAGCCTACGGCCTGGTCAAGGAGGCGTGCAGACGCATGATCGGCCGGTCGTGGACCGTCCCCGGCCAGGGCGAAATGGTATGGGACATGACGCCCTACGACGTGCAGATCATCGGCGGGATCGTGCTTCACGAAGGCAAGATCGCCGAGATGGCGACGGGCGAGGGCAAGACGCTCGTCGCCCTTTTTCCCATGTATCTCAACGGCCTGACCGGACGCGGCGCCCACCTGGTGACGCACAACGAGTTCCTCGCCAAGCGCGACCGGGCCTGGATGGGACCGGTATTCGAGTTCCTCGGGCTGACGGTGGAATGCCTGGAGAACAACGATCCCGACGTAGAGCGCAAGAAAGCGGGCTACCAGGCGGACGTGACCTACGGGACCACCAACGAATTCGGGTTCGACTATCTCCGGGACAACATGAAGTGGCGCCTGGAGGACCGCGTGCAGCGGGGGCACAGCTACGCGATCGTGGACGAGGTGGATTCCATCCTGATCGATGAAGCGCGCACGCCCCTCATCATCGCGGGGCAGGTAAGCGAATCAAACAGCGGGAAGTACGCCGAATCGCTGCCGGACGTCCAGAAACTCATGCGCGCCCAGACCCGCTTCGTGGCGAAGATCATCGCGGATGCGGAAGCTTTGCTGGATAACGAGAAGGAGGACGACTACGAAGCCGGGACCAGGCTGTTGCAGGCGCAGCGGGGCATGCCGAAGAACAAGAAGCTCCTGAAACTGCAGCAGGAGCCCGGCATCAAGAAGCTCATACAGCAGGTGGAGGGGGATTACATCCGGGAAAAGCGCATGTCGCAACTGGACGATGATCTCTTCTTCACGGTCGATGAAAAAACCCGCCATACCGAGATCAACGAGAAAGGCCGGGAACTCCTTTCGCCGGGCGATCAGGAGCTCTTCGTCATACCCGATCTCGGCGAAGGCATGGTCGAGATCGAATCCGACGCGAGCCTCACCGAGCAGCAGAAGGACGAGCGGAAGGCCAAGCTGGAGAAACTGTACGCCGAACGCAGCGAGCGCATCCATAACATGCACCAGTTGCTCCAGGCCTACGCGATCTACGAGAAAGACATCGATTACGTCATCGAGAACGGGAAGGTCGTCCTGGTGGATACCTTCACGGGCCGGTTGATGTACGGGCGGCGGCTGGCGGAAGGCCTGCACCAGGCCATAGAGGCCAAGGAAGGCGTAAAGATCGAGCAGGAAACGCGCACCGTCGCTTCCATCACCATACAGAACTACTTCCGCATGTACGAAAAGCTGGCGGGCATGACCGGCACGGCCGTTACGGAGGCGAGCGAGTTCTTCGCGATCTACAAGATGGACGTGGTGGAAATACCGACCAATCAGCCCGTCCGGCGCATGGACTACGACGACGTGGTCTTCCGGACCCGGCGGGAGAAGTACAACTCGGTCCTGGACGAAATCGAGGAAATGAACACGCGCCGCCGGCCCATCCTGATCGGGACCACCTCCGTCGACGCCTCGGAAACGCTGAGCCGCATGTTGAAACGCCGGGGGATCAAGCACAACGTGCTGAACGCCAAGTTCCACCAGCAGGAGGCGGAAATCATCGCGAAGGCGGGACAGCCCGGTTCCGTGACCATCGCCACGAACATGGCGGGGCGGGGCACCGATATCAAGCTCGGCGCGGGCGTGGTGAAGTGCGACCGCTGCCACCTGGAAAACGGCGAGTCGCTCAATACGCCCACGGCGGAAGGGCTGACCGTGCGGGACTGCATGGCGGACGTGCCCTGCGGACTCCACATCATCGCAACGGAACGCCACGAAGCCCGCCGTATCGACCGCCAGCTCCGCGGCCGTTCCGGACGCCAGGGAGACCCGGGTTCCTCGCGTTTCTACCTCTCTCTGGAGGACGACCTGATGCGGCTCTTCGGTTCCGAGCGCATCGCGGCCGTCATGGACCGCCTGAAGATACCGGACGGGGAAGTGATCGAGCACTCCATGGTGACCCGGTCCATCGAACGGGCCCAGAAGCGGGTGGAGGCCCAGCATTTCGACATGCGAAAGCACGTGCTCGAGTATGACAACGTCATGAACCAGCAGCGCGAAGCCGTGTACGACCGCCGCCTGCACGCCCTTGAGCGGAAGGACCTCAGGAACGACGTCATCGAGATGATTCGAGGGGTCGCCGAACGGAAGGTCGCGGAATACACCGATCCCAAGACCTATCCCGAGGACTGGGAACTGGACGCTTTGAGCGCCGATCTGGCCCGCAACTTCCACGTGGCCGTGGCCGTGGCCGAAGACGAAATGGCCGATCTGAACGTGGAATCGCTGGTGGAGCTCGTCGACGAGAAGATGCTCGAATCCTACGAGCGGAAGGAAGCGGCCCTGGCACCCTCTCCCGACCTGATGCGCGACCTGGAGCGCCTGGCCACCCTGCACGTCATCGACAACGCCTGGCAGGAACACCTGTACGAAATCGACCGGATGCGGGAGGGCATCGGGCTGCGCGCCTACGGTCAGCTGGATCCCCTGATCCAGTATAAGAAAGAAGCCTACGCCATGTTCGAGGAGTTGTGGGACCGGCTGGACGAGGAGATCGTCAAGACCGTGTTCAACGCCGAGCTGGCGGAAACGCGGATGCCGCGCCAGGAAGCCCCGACCAACATGCGGGCGATCCACCAGGAAGCCCCGGCCATGGCCGGCATGGCCGCGGAAGACCCCGAAGCGGAGGCCGGCGTCCGGCGGGGGGGAAGACGGGGTTCGGACTCCGACGGGAATTCATCCCGGGCCCGGCCCGTCAAGGTCGACCGGAAAGTCGGCCGCAACGCGCCCTGTCCCTGCGGAAGCGGCAAGAAGTACAAGAAGTGCTGCGGAGCGGGCGTCGCCTGA
- a CDS encoding ABC transporter ATP-binding protein: protein MTEEQTAVMDAPDTETQNIVRTRGVKRVYQMGKLSLEALKGIDMEVQRGEYISIMGPSGSGKSTLFNMIGALDKPTEGKVYIDEVDVAQLDAYELAWLRCRKIGYIFQTFNLIPVMTALENVTLPMIFAGLATDEAIDKGVDLLTLVGLGERVQHKPLELSGGQQQRVAVARALANDPAIVLADEPTGNLDRKTGREIIELLRELNQEKQVTIISATHDLKMLDVSDRILWVQDGRITKNQRRDELDLDLGQIGAEEE, encoded by the coding sequence ATGACAGAAGAACAGACCGCGGTAATGGACGCGCCGGATACCGAAACGCAGAATATCGTCCGCACGCGCGGGGTCAAGAGAGTGTACCAGATGGGCAAGCTCTCCCTGGAGGCGCTCAAGGGCATCGACATGGAGGTCCAGCGCGGCGAGTACATCTCCATCATGGGCCCGTCGGGCTCGGGCAAGTCCACCCTGTTCAACATGATCGGCGCGCTGGACAAGCCCACGGAGGGCAAGGTCTACATCGACGAGGTCGACGTCGCCCAGCTGGACGCCTATGAACTGGCCTGGCTGCGGTGCCGCAAGATCGGTTACATCTTTCAGACCTTCAACCTGATTCCGGTCATGACCGCCCTGGAAAACGTCACCCTGCCCATGATTTTCGCCGGCCTGGCGACGGACGAAGCCATCGACAAGGGCGTCGACCTGCTGACGCTGGTGGGCCTCGGCGAGCGGGTCCAGCACAAGCCGCTGGAACTGTCCGGCGGGCAGCAGCAGCGCGTCGCCGTGGCCCGCGCGCTGGCCAACGACCCGGCCATCGTCCTCGCGGACGAACCCACGGGCAACCTGGACCGGAAGACCGGACGGGAGATCATCGAACTGTTGCGGGAGCTGAACCAGGAAAAACAGGTGACGATCATTTCCGCGACCCACGATCTGAAGATGCTGGACGTTTCAGACCGCATCCTGTGGGTACAGGACGGAAGGATCACCAAGAACCAGCGGCGCGACGAACTGGACCTGGACCTGGGGCAGATCGGCGCCGAGGAAGAATAA
- a CDS encoding phosphoribosylformylglycinamidine synthase subunit PurS has protein sequence MAAESKTWRIAVANRKDVVDAVGESLRGDILDLGINGVERVRHVRLYTLHGELSTAELDRITTGLLADPVTQEHLKIDAAGLPVESGQWGVEVWFRQGVTDAVGETALKGSRDLGVTGIESVDTGRGYILGGPLDRPQIDTICRRLLANDVIERYECYEGGQ, from the coding sequence ATGGCCGCGGAATCGAAAACATGGCGTATTGCCGTAGCGAATCGGAAAGACGTGGTGGACGCCGTGGGAGAAAGTCTCCGCGGAGATATCCTTGACCTAGGCATCAACGGGGTCGAACGCGTTCGGCACGTCCGGCTCTACACGCTCCACGGGGAACTGTCGACGGCCGAACTCGACCGGATCACCACCGGTCTGCTCGCCGACCCGGTCACTCAGGAACATCTGAAAATCGACGCCGCGGGCCTGCCGGTCGAATCCGGCCAGTGGGGCGTGGAAGTATGGTTCAGGCAGGGGGTGACCGACGCCGTGGGCGAAACGGCGCTGAAAGGGAGCCGCGACCTGGGCGTCACGGGGATTGAATCGGTGGACACGGGCCGGGGATACATCCTGGGGGGTCCGCTTGACCGGCCTCAGATCGACACCATATGCCGCCGGCTGCTTGCCAACGATGTGATCGAACGGTACGAATGCTATGAAGGGGGCCAATGA
- a CDS encoding RNA polymerase sigma factor RpoD/SigA, with the protein MSKYPLITAEEEVRLARLIKQGDQNALDKLVKANLRFVVSVARQYQNYGLPLLDMINEGNMGLMRAAKKFDETRGYKFISYAVWWIRQAIIQSIANQSRTVRVPVNRSEELRRIKQTSKHLQHELGRKPEIDEIAEEMDISVDEINEALSSFSHCISLDVPFNHDDDRSLLDLLPDEMQTAPDESTMLQFLKSDVGKVLDTLPPREAEVIRLYFGVGSERAHTLEEIGIRFGLTRERIRQIKERALQRLRHATRSGKLSPYLRDDD; encoded by the coding sequence ATGTCCAAGTATCCCTTGATAACGGCCGAAGAGGAGGTCAGGCTGGCCCGCCTGATCAAACAGGGCGACCAGAACGCCCTGGACAAGCTGGTGAAGGCCAATCTGAGATTCGTCGTCAGCGTGGCCCGGCAGTACCAGAACTACGGCCTGCCCCTGCTGGACATGATCAACGAAGGTAACATGGGCCTGATGCGGGCCGCCAAGAAGTTCGACGAAACCAGGGGTTACAAGTTTATCTCCTATGCTGTCTGGTGGATACGCCAGGCCATCATACAGTCCATTGCCAACCAGTCGAGGACTGTTCGGGTCCCGGTAAACCGCTCTGAAGAGCTTCGCCGCATCAAGCAGACCTCCAAGCATCTGCAGCACGAGCTCGGCCGCAAACCCGAAATAGACGAGATCGCCGAGGAAATGGATATCTCGGTCGACGAAATCAACGAGGCCCTCAGTTCATTCAGCCACTGCATCTCCCTCGACGTTCCCTTCAATCACGATGACGACCGCAGCCTGCTCGACCTCCTGCCCGACGAAATGCAGACGGCGCCGGACGAGAGCACCATGCTCCAATTCCTGAAGTCGGACGTGGGGAAGGTACTGGACACGCTTCCGCCCCGCGAGGCGGAAGTGATCCGCCTGTACTTCGGCGTAGGGTCGGAAAGGGCCCACACGCTCGAGGAAATCGGTATTCGTTTCGGCCTGACGCGGGAACGGATACGCCAGATCAAGGAACGTGCGCTGCAGCGTTTGCGGCACGCGACCCGCAGCGGGAAGCTCAGCCCCTATCTCCGGGACGACGACTGA
- a CDS encoding DNA translocase FtsK 4TM domain-containing protein, whose protein sequence is MSFPPFSRAIERRIHAIGLLLVPVAVFVLLSLVTHAEDDYPNSSRGPDEVVNLGGRPGALVSYGVMLVLGYGGYVVPVLIGLLALNRIRGQRPARLIWQSAWLLVLVVTGTATASLIPILPEYLRFRIGGVLGFYLGRQMAGVLGVDLSLILGGAFFLAVLGIMFYLCLIRRRAVRQRNARTE, encoded by the coding sequence TTGAGCTTCCCCCCGTTCAGCCGAGCCATCGAACGCCGCATACACGCGATCGGGCTTCTCCTGGTGCCCGTCGCGGTATTCGTCCTGCTCAGCCTCGTAACCCACGCGGAAGACGACTATCCCAATTCAAGCCGCGGTCCGGATGAAGTGGTCAACCTGGGCGGCCGTCCCGGCGCCCTGGTATCCTACGGCGTGATGCTCGTCCTGGGATACGGGGGATACGTCGTCCCCGTTCTCATCGGCCTGCTCGCCTTGAACAGGATCCGGGGGCAGCGTCCGGCGAGACTGATCTGGCAATCCGCCTGGCTCCTGGTCCTCGTGGTTACCGGAACCGCCACCGCGAGCCTGATCCCGATTCTCCCCGAGTACCTTCGGTTCAGAATCGGGGGCGTCCTGGGGTTCTACCTCGGAAGGCAGATGGCCGGCGTCCTGGGCGTGGACCTCTCGCTGATACTGGGAGGCGCTTTTTTTCTTGCAGTCCTGGGGATCATGTTCTACTTGTGCCTGATCAGACGAAGGGCCGTCCGACAGCGCAACGCCCGAACCGAATAG
- the purQ gene encoding phosphoribosylformylglycinamidine synthase I yields MPAASVLILRAAGINCDEETAHAFRLAGAARVDPIHINEFIQGRRRLSEYDILVLSGGFSYGDDLSGGKVLANEMQYKLMEDVESFIGEEKLILGICNGFQVLVKMGLLPQTEPSGRRQEATVFYNDSGKFECRWVYLRRDPGSPCVFTRNMPDTIYIPVANGEGKVMLASRGVRERLVSGGHVALRYANPPWVDGDEAGYPWSPNGSVDAIAGICDATGRIFGLMPHPERYTHPTHHPRWTREGRREPDGLHIFRNAVDYARGIH; encoded by the coding sequence ATGCCTGCCGCCTCGGTCCTGATTCTACGCGCCGCGGGGATCAACTGCGATGAAGAAACGGCCCATGCTTTCCGGCTCGCCGGTGCGGCGCGGGTGGATCCTATCCACATCAACGAGTTCATCCAGGGACGCCGTCGCCTGTCCGAATACGACATACTGGTCCTGTCCGGCGGGTTCTCCTACGGTGACGACCTCTCCGGCGGCAAGGTGCTCGCCAACGAAATGCAGTACAAGCTGATGGAAGACGTGGAATCGTTTATCGGGGAAGAGAAACTCATCCTCGGTATCTGCAATGGATTCCAAGTGCTCGTCAAGATGGGTCTGCTGCCCCAGACGGAACCGAGCGGGCGGCGACAGGAGGCGACGGTGTTCTACAACGACTCCGGCAAGTTCGAGTGCCGCTGGGTCTACCTGCGAAGAGACCCCGGGAGTCCCTGCGTCTTCACCCGAAACATGCCGGACACCATATACATACCCGTCGCAAACGGAGAAGGCAAGGTCATGCTCGCTTCGCGGGGTGTGCGGGAACGGCTCGTTTCCGGCGGCCACGTCGCCCTTCGGTATGCCAATCCGCCCTGGGTGGACGGCGACGAGGCCGGGTATCCCTGGAGCCCCAACGGCTCGGTGGACGCCATCGCAGGGATCTGCGACGCAACCGGCCGGATCTTCGGGCTCATGCCTCATCCGGAGCGATATACCCATCCGACCCATCATCCACGGTGGACCCGGGAGGGCCGCAGGGAGCCCGACGGACTGCACATCTTCCGGAACGCCGTGGACTATGCCCGCGGGATCCATTAG